In Musa acuminata AAA Group cultivar baxijiao chromosome BXJ3-9, Cavendish_Baxijiao_AAA, whole genome shotgun sequence, a single genomic region encodes these proteins:
- the LOC135650098 gene encoding uncharacterized protein LOC135650098: protein MEKAPTLAANRFHDDSNKEPETLEDKLMHRLSSFSTVIPFSLVIHSLRSLKRLTIWPIYLLGPAPRQKTRRVFLNLGRFGLQTLTGSSYLEDTHLPKQSCPGTPDSSSYINGRQEVGSHINYHFLIY from the exons ATGGAGAAAGCACCAACGTTGGCAGCCAATAGGTTTCATGACGACTCCAACAAAGAGCCTGAAACCTTGGAGGACAAACTGATGCATCGCCTATCTTCATTCTCGAC GGTGATCCCCTTTTCTTTAGTAATTCACAGCTTGCGCTCACTTAAGAG GTTGACAATTTGGCCTATATATCTGCTGGGTCCAGCTCCAAGGCAAAAGACTAGACGAGTCTTCTTGAATCTTGGACGTTTTGGCCTTCAAACTTTGACAGGGTCTTCATACTTGGAAGACACACACCTTCCTAAGCAATCCTGTCCAG GTACTCCGGACTCATCCTCGTACATCAATGGAAGACAAGAAGTTGGAAGTCACATCAACTATCATTTCCTTATATATTAA
- the LOC103996587 gene encoding uncharacterized protein LOC103996587, with the protein MMIAAEKEGIAEDAGDPAAADPPAASPSPPLLSQSRRLHNFSFPTLSWRGQRFLRCSKVSDVATTEPARSADQDHRTSQMKSSPQRPLPVARDPKEEARRGREGKEADKASSCAATVAEATRPWNLRTRRAACNFPADRYGNHGSIYGATAMETIDPPMKTVRLQSDESKKGGMEKFSISLSRSEIEEDFFAIKGTKPSRRPKKRAKIVQRELDSLFPGLSLSEITPDSYEVVE; encoded by the exons ATGATGATCGCCGCAGAGAAGGAAGGAATCGCCGAAGACGCCGGAGACCCGGCGGCGGCAGATCCCCCGGCCGCCTCGCCTTCTCCTCCGCTGCTCTCCCAAAGCCGACGTCTCCATAATTTCTCGTTCCCGACTCTCAGCTGGCGTGGCCAGCGCTTCCTCCGCTGCTCCAAAGTTTCCGACGTCGCCACAACCGAGCCCGCTAGATCGGCCGATCAGGACCACCGGACCTCCCAGATGAAATCTTCCCCGCAGAGGCCGTTGCCGGTCGCCCGGGATCCGAAGGAGGAGGCGAGAAGAGGGAGGGAAGGAAAGGAGGCGGACAAGGCATCCTCTTGTGCGGCTACTGTGGCAGAGGCCACAAGACCCTGGAACTTGAGGACGAGAAGGGCCGCTTGTAATTTCCCAGCTGACCGGTACGGTAATCATGGTTCTATTTATGGGGCTACGGCGATGGAGACGATTGATCCTCCGATGAAGACGGTGAGGCTGCAATCGGATGAGTCGAAGAAGGGTGGGATGGAGAAGTTCTCGATCTCTCTGTCTCGTTCGGAGATTGAGGAGGACTTTTTCGCTATCAAAGGGACGAAGCCCTCTCGGCGACCAAAGAAAAGGGCTAAGATTGTTCAGCGAGAACTAGAC TCACTTTTCCCTGGTTTGTCGTTGTCAGAAATAACCCCCGACTCGTACGAAGTTGTTGAATAA